The genomic window TGGGCGGCACTGTCTTCAGGGAAGCTATCATCTGTCGGAACATCCCCCGCTTGGTTCCCGGCTGGGTCAAGCCCATCATCATCGGCAGGCACGCCCATGGCGATCAGGTAGCTcttttgtgagtgagtgagtgagtgagtgagtgagtgagtgagtgagtgagtcagtgagtgagtgagtcagtgagtgagtgagtgagtgagtgagtgagtgagtgagtgagtgagtgagtgagtgagtgagtgagtgagtgagtgagttaatagacaaattaattaataaaaaaaatacatatataagaAAGTCCATATAGATAGACTTTGACAGCCCCACTTCATTACTATAAATGTTACTCTCTTTGGGTCACGTATTTCGAAAGTATTCAAAATTCCATCAATGTGTTCCCCTCCAGTACAAAGCCACCGACTTTGTGGTCCCCGGGCCGGGCAAAGTGGAGATGATCTACACGCCCGAATGCGGAGAGCAGGTCAAGTTCGTTGTCCACAATTTTGAAGGTATGCAAAGAGCATCTGACAACACTTTCCGATTGCATTTTTCAgggcaaaaataaatgtaagcTATGCTAATTATGGAACCGTTATGCTGGGAGATTAAGTGTGTTTTGTAGCCTGGCTTAGTTTTATTGTAAAATAACTGCACATCTacaatgtgtgtatttgtgtgtaggCACGGGCGGCGTGGCGCTGGGCATGTACAATACAGACAAATCCATCAGggattttgctcacagctccttcCAGATGGCTCTGGTGAAATGCTGGCCTCTCTACCTCAGCACCAAGAATACCATCTTGAAGAAGTATGACGGGCGATTCAAAGATATTTTCCAGGAGATCTATGAGAAgtatgcacgcatgcacacacatagcCTGGAACAGATCAATTTCCATAATTTCTTCTAGGTAAAAATATTTAGACTACACACTCACGCCTACTTAAATTTGCTCAACAGGGAATACCGAGCTAAGTTTGAGGCCAAAGGTATCTGGTACGAGCACCGTCTGATTGACGACATGGTGGCCCAGGCCATGAAGTCAGATGGAGGCTTCATTTGGGCCTGCAAGAACTACGACGGAGATGTCCAATCTGACTCAGTGGCTCAAGGTTGCTATAGTTACACTCTGTTTTTCATTGATTGTCCTTCATTCAAATGTCTCAACCAATCAAACCATTCAGACTTGCAAATATTCACAAAATGTATCAGATACAAATCTGCACATTTGAGATACGAGTTTGTTCAAATAAGGTCTTGTTGGTTTGTAAAAGAACAAACCGAACACATGCAACATCAGGTCTTTCTCGCTTCTAGGGTACGGCTCGCTGGGTATGATGACCAGTGTGCTGATCTGTCCTGACGGTCGGACCGTGGAGTCAGAGGCAGCGCACGGCACCGTGACGCGCCACTACAGGCAACACCAGCAGGGAAAAGAAACCTCCACCAACCCCATTGGTAGTTAACAACAGCGATGAAACAAGCGTGCATGTTTTCTGTCTGAGAAAATAATTTTAGCATATTGTTCCTTGCAGCCTCCATCTTTGCATGGACTCGGGGTCTCCTCCATCGGGCCAAGCTAGATAGCAACGTGGAGCTGCGCGTCTTCTCGGAAGCCTTAGAGGCTGTTTGCGTTGAGACCATTGAGGCGGGCTTCATGACCAAGGATTTGGCCATCTGCATCAAGGGACTGCCAAAGTTAGTCTTGTTCAAAATATTTCATCTTTAGCAGCGTGTTCTCTAAATGGACAGAAGGACGGATAGATGGAAAtttcaaataccgtattttccgcactataaggcgcaccggattataaggcacaccttcaatgaatggcccattttaaaactttgtccatatataagatatataca from Syngnathus scovelli strain Florida chromosome 8, RoL_Ssco_1.2, whole genome shotgun sequence includes these protein-coding regions:
- the idh1 gene encoding isocitrate dehydrogenase [NADP] cytoplasmic, whose protein sequence is MTSKIKAGSVVEMQGDEMTRVIWELIKEKLIFPYLDLDLHSYDLGMENRDATDDRVTVEAAEAVRRYSVGIKCATITPDENRVEEFKLKNMWRSPNGTIRNILGGTVFREAIICRNIPRLVPGWVKPIIIGRHAHGDQYKATDFVVPGPGKVEMIYTPECGEQVKFVVHNFEGTGGVALGMYNTDKSIRDFAHSSFQMALVKCWPLYLSTKNTILKKYDGRFKDIFQEIYEKEYRAKFEAKGIWYEHRLIDDMVAQAMKSDGGFIWACKNYDGDVQSDSVAQGYGSLGMMTSVLICPDGRTVESEAAHGTVTRHYRQHQQGKETSTNPIASIFAWTRGLLHRAKLDSNVELRVFSEALEAVCVETIEAGFMTKDLAICIKGLPNVTRADYLNTFEFLDKLAENLKAKLANQPKL